CGTGCAGCGCGACGAGTCGATCGTCTCGCTGGGCGAAGGGTGCACGCCGCTGGTGCCCCTGCCGGCGCTGCGGGGGGCGCTGGGGGTGGGCGCGGTGTACGTGAAGCGCGAGGAGCAGAACCCCACCGGCACCTTCAAGGCGCGGGGGTTTTCCGTGGCGGTGTCGCTGCTCGTGGAGCACGGCGTGGGCAAGGCCGCGATCGGCTCCAACGGCAACGCGGGGAGCGCGCTCGCGGCCTACGCGGCGCGCGCGGGGATCTCGGCCCACGTGTTCCTCCCGGAAGACACGCCCGGGCTGATCGTGGACGAGTGCCGGGGCTACGGGGCCGAGGTCTGCCTGATCCGCGGGCTGATCCAGGACGCCGGGAGGTTGATCGATGAGGGACGGGACGAGCAGGGGTGGTTCAACGTCGGCACGCTGCGCGAGCCGGGGCGGGTGGAGGGGAAGAAGACGATGGGGCTGGAGTTGGCCGAGCAGCTCGGGTGGAGGCTCCCCGACGTGATCGTCTACCCCACCGGCGGCGGGTCGGGGATCATCGGGATGTGGAAGGCGTTCCGGGAGATGAAGGCGCTGGGGTGGGTCAGCGGAGACGTGCCCCGGTTCGTGTGCGTGCAGGAGGAGGGCTGCGCGCCGCTGGTGTCGGCGATCCGCGGCGACGACGAGGGCGGCGCGGGCGGCGGGCCGGTCCGGACGGCGCCCACCGGGCTCCGGGTGCCCAGCCCCCCGGACGGCGCGCTGGTCGCCGGGATCGTGCGAGACAGCAACGGGACGGCGCTGGCCGTGACCCGCGAAGAGATCGCATCGGCGCAGGCGAGCTTCGGCTCGCTCGGGATCTCGTCGTCGCCGGAGGGTGCGGCCACGCTGGCGGCGCTGCGGCGTCTCGCGGAAACCGCCTGGATCGGCCCCCGGGACCAGGTGGTGCTGTTCAACACGGCGGGCGCGATGAAGTACCGGCCGTGGACGTCGCCGGTGCCCGCTCGCGTGGTGTCGGAGTATTCCGATTACCGGGACCAGGCTGCCGCGCCGCCCCGGCCCGCGGGGGTGGAGCAGGACGCGCCCATGGTAGGGTAAGACACGGCGAGCACTCGGCCGCCTCCGCTTGGCGGAGCGTGATGCCAGGTTCTACAATCGATCATGCAAACGAGACGTCATTCCTGAAGGAGGGTGACATCGATGATGCAAACGAGATGTCATCCTGAGTCTTCCACCGCGCTACGCGCGACCCCGGGAGGATGAAACGGGGTTGTAGTTCTCCCTCCCACCCCAGCGGGGGGAGGGCCGGGGAGGGGGGCTACCCGCGGCGAGCACCGAAGCCCGTCACAGCGCACGAGCCAGGTAGTTTCTATTCAGGGAGCCGCTGCACCGAACCTGCCTCGGCAACGATGCCTGGCGGCGACCGAAGGATCTACTCCCCCCGGAGCGAGGCCGCTTCTGCGCACTGCACCAGACGCGCGGAGTAGATCCTTCGTCGCGTCCAACCCTTGGCGGGGGCGAATTCCACGCGGACGCTCCCTCAGATGACCTCGTGTGGCATGGGAATGCACAGTCGGTTCGGAAGGTGGTATGAGAGGGGAGTCGCGCGCCCTGATCGCTCTCCCCCGATCCGGCCCTCACGTCGTATCGGCTTCAGGGTGTGCTCCAGGCAGCCGCTCCCATGGGCGGTGGAGTTGCCGAGCAGCAGCAGGCGTATCCACGCGGGGGCGGCCGGATCCTCCTCGAGGTCCTCGCGCTTCTCGCCGCCGATCGGCGGCGGCGGATGACCCACCTGGCTGTGCCTCGAACACCGGCACGGAGTCTCCCAGCGAGCACCGTTTCCACTCTGACGGGTTTACTCGCCCCCGTAGCTCAGGTGGATAGAGCGACTGCCTCCTAATCTGGAGGTCGAGGGTTCGAGCTTTCGTTTGCGACACTGAGCTAAATGCCCGTAGGACGGTACCTTACGCCGCCTGCGGGTTTTCGTTTTTAGCTCAGGTCTGGAGCCAGTAACAAGACTCCAATCGCAAAACGCAGAACGCTCCCCCGGGGTGCGCGGTACCCTCAAATGAGGAGCCGCGGACCTGTACCTGCCTCGCCGGGGAATCAGAAGATGTCACGGGTAGCCAATAAGAGGGCGGGAGGGCAGGCGCCGGCGGCGGTCGGCGCACAGGAGCCGCAGGTGAGGCTATACTGGAAGGACGGGCACACCTACAGCGACGCGCGTGCCTGGGCGAAGTGGGGAGGCCGGCTGGAGGCTGGGAGACCATCTTCGCCAACCGCGACGTCAAGCAGTGCTTCGGCACGAACGACTGGACCACCGCCGACCTGCTATCGAGAATGACGGGCGAGACCGCGCTCTTCACCAAAGTTGGTCTTTCGGCAAGGGACGCAGCTACGGGAAGAGCAGCGGGCACTCGACCAACTATGGCGAATCGGTCTCCGAGAAGGGAAGGCGTCTCCTAGTGGCCGACGAGGTGCTGCGGTTGCCGCCCTCCAAGCAGGTGCTCTTCGTGAAGGGGAGCGCGCCGCTGCTCGTGGACAAGATCAACTACCTCATCGACCCGGAGTTCCGGGCGGCCAACGGTGACACGCTGTTCAAGCCCAATCGATGTACGCGTGAGGAGATTCCTCGCGCCAGGGACTGCGGACAGCCGTTCCTCCTCGCGTCTTCCCTTGTCGTCAGCAACCGGCTGCGCGCGGCGCGCGAGTTTCGCCGAGTCCAGAGCGAGCCGAGGTCGGGAGAGGTGATGCGCGAGTGCGGGAGGAGGTCGCGGCGCCGGTGGCGAGTGCTTGCGAGCCGAAACATCGCAGTGGGACCTGGCCGTCCGCGATGTCTTGAGGCACAGTTCGAAGCGTCAGGAGCTTCAGAGATCCAGCGGTCCTACGCGCTCGAGGGGGCCGTAGTCGGCGGTGCCGGCGTTCCACCGCGTGGCGTACACGTTGCCGTCCCGGCCGGTGACGACCACCTGTACGTCGTTAGGGCCGTGGTGGCACGCCGCGTCCACCGACGCCAGCCGCGACGCCGGCGCCCCCCCGATCTGGCGCAGCGCCGACCACGCGCCGGTCGCACGGGTGAGCGCGGTGGTGAACAGCGCCCCGTTCTCCCCGACGACGAACGCGTCCACGTGGTCCGCATCGCGGTTGCACGCCGCGATCCCCGCCAGCGGCTCCAGGTCCACCGTCGCGCCGCCGGCCACCTGCGCGTGGGGCGGCGCACCCCAGCCGCCGGGGTTCGTCCAGAAGACGTCGTGCAGGCGCCACTCCGTGGTCCCGTCCTGCCTGCCGACGAAGAGCACGTCCACGCGGTCCGCGTCACGGCTGACGGCGGCCAGGTTGGCGAACGGGTGCACCCGGACCGCCG
The DNA window shown above is from Longimicrobium sp. and carries:
- a CDS encoding threonine synthase, whose protein sequence is MRLSRRRRRTVLSVPNRARAKTTGTARFWLRCSRCGGEAEFRHAGRCPCGGSLLVEYDLDRVARTLRPDVLPSRPGSLWRFRELLPVQRDESIVSLGEGCTPLVPLPALRGALGVGAVYVKREEQNPTGTFKARGFSVAVSLLVEHGVGKAAIGSNGNAGSALAAYAARAGISAHVFLPEDTPGLIVDECRGYGAEVCLIRGLIQDAGRLIDEGRDEQGWFNVGTLREPGRVEGKKTMGLELAEQLGWRLPDVIVYPTGGGSGIIGMWKAFREMKALGWVSGDVPRFVCVQEEGCAPLVSAIRGDDEGGAGGGPVRTAPTGLRVPSPPDGALVAGIVRDSNGTALAVTREEIASAQASFGSLGISSSPEGAATLAALRRLAETAWIGPRDQVVLFNTAGAMKYRPWTSPVPARVVSEYSDYRDQAAAPPRPAGVEQDAPMVG